One genomic region from Candidatus Hydrogenedentota bacterium encodes:
- a CDS encoding PAS domain S-box protein, with amino-acid sequence MKPPQSDVEALAQAVDLFTKTTASMEEAYRHLQQRVTDLDQELATKNLQLALTTDYLSNLLESISDGVIAVDMSETITRFNRAASSVLGFEAQEVVGRPFPSVFGRSFAAPVMPGVMELQARSGRRVPVSEKDSTIADRDGNRLGFVKTFQDLSELSALREQVRQIDRLAAIGEMAATVAHEIRNPLGGIRGFATFLAQDTPEDDPRHRLVQKILTGTSSLEKVVSGLLEYTRPVELKLVPTSCAAIAQAALRYMEYDPSRITIFTEVDLDLRILADADKIRQVLMNVLMNAVQSITGRGEIRVSAEADGNLVHLVVQDTGCGMNEKELKQIFSPFYTTKEKGTGLGMAVSQKIVDGHGGVLSAHSEPGKGTRIAIQLSRAE; translated from the coding sequence ATGAAACCACCGCAATCCGATGTAGAAGCCCTGGCCCAGGCCGTGGATCTCTTTACCAAGACGACCGCAAGCATGGAAGAGGCCTACCGCCACCTCCAGCAGCGCGTTACCGATCTCGACCAGGAACTGGCCACCAAGAACCTCCAGCTCGCCCTGACCACCGACTATCTTTCCAACCTGCTGGAGAGCATCTCCGATGGCGTGATCGCCGTGGACATGTCCGAGACCATAACCCGCTTCAACCGCGCCGCCAGCAGCGTCCTCGGTTTCGAAGCCCAGGAGGTCGTGGGGCGCCCCTTTCCCTCCGTCTTCGGCCGCTCCTTTGCCGCCCCCGTCATGCCCGGCGTCATGGAACTTCAGGCGCGGAGCGGGCGCCGCGTGCCCGTAAGTGAAAAGGACTCCACCATCGCCGACCGCGACGGCAACCGACTCGGCTTCGTGAAAACTTTCCAGGACTTGAGCGAATTGAGCGCCTTGCGCGAGCAGGTCCGACAGATTGATCGCCTCGCCGCCATCGGCGAGATGGCCGCAACCGTGGCGCACGAAATCCGCAACCCCCTCGGCGGCATCCGAGGCTTCGCCACCTTCCTCGCCCAGGACACGCCCGAGGACGACCCGCGCCACCGCCTCGTGCAGAAAATTCTCACCGGCACCAGCAGTCTGGAAAAAGTCGTCAGCGGGCTCCTCGAGTACACGCGCCCCGTGGAACTCAAACTCGTGCCCACCTCCTGTGCGGCGATTGCCCAGGCCGCGCTGCGCTATATGGAATATGATCCCAGCCGGATCACCATCTTCACCGAGGTGGATCTAGACCTGCGCATCCTCGCGGACGCCGACAAGATCCGCCAGGTGCTGATGAACGTCCTGATGAACGCCGTGCAGAGCATCACCGGTCGGGGCGAAATCCGCGTGAGCGCCGAGGCGGATGGAAATCTGGTTCATCTCGTGGTCCAGGACACGGGTTGCGGCATGAATGAAAAAGAATTGAAGCAGATCTTCTCGCCCTTCTACACCACCAAGGAAAAAGGCACCGGGTTGGGCATGGCAGTATCGCAGAAGATCGTCGATGGCCATGGCGGTGTACTCTCCGCCCATAGCGAGCCCGGCAAAGGCACGCGCATCGCCATCCAACTTTCCAGAGCCGAGTAA
- a CDS encoding tetratricopeptide repeat protein — MADSSNPKPSSLDPELLRILEAAQSGMPSPLLDDDPLVDSSLFDENASLAPLTTSTALRHESTDFDGPVPEDTAGASEFTPTDTPDEITALDPPDEPDLPATSPVAPEAAEAPVEEAPAVDAWFEEESPLTQDQLDEMVEAAELRRQLAPQEEGPEDAAVFTHSTPLPASAHPEPDSPDTAMSQAELDTLFSEAPAAEVSNKADEAESPMSQADLDALPAEPAPSIESSDTFEDEAPLTQAILDEMFEAAERRRELARQEEAVATSHSDAASLPPVVSEHDNAPMSQAELDALLAGQDSASDTGAAVEDDAPMSQAELDALLAGQAGASDTAAAVEDDAPMSQAELDALLAGQAGASDTGAAVEDDAPMSQAELDALLAGQTVATPTAPTENFTEEEPLSQDDLDSLVQGLENAARVDETPPQADSPLSQDDLDALLGDLESKAAPPTAANTATDGTLSQDDLDALLGDLESKAAQPAGSTTAGDGPLSQDDLDALLGDLGSSTAPPAAPSTAGDDPLSQDDLDALLGSLNGQNPEKPAAPVENSGPLTQADLDALLAGQAPETEPRHAIAQDDLDALLDAASGKNATPPPGSTAADRPVALTQDDLDALLAGAIAPTSADHSVASLSDDDLEGLFDQTTGAPLAKADDGPLDQANIDALLSGRGEEQVLDSSALDAPILSSGGAYDDDVSLSQSSIDSLMADLDSGGALSGGPGAPDSPIAEDAGDDDELGEISQDMIDALIANAQAQSAGSAAPASTSEIGSENFAAAATASDSGPELLSQSDLDRLIEESRQQDRARGQAKQRALEEAISAAQASARTPAAPDLLQEIQAREKPVRPASPAMIFLRDNSARIAASLLIGGLAALSTGVLLHLNRELILEDVRPQAVAELDVALERAREEIARGDYPAAIAELEVPVARAMPGAARNDALYVLLEAKYRSSRAEYGSDEFDELSALIEDTVAQAPAHARAPEALGWRAEMFKENAPQTALDIYKKIFDQYAEAQDLDKMLIDASKLALAQNDPLTSAIYAQDLLRRFPASPWAGEAILAVGDANLIAGNEADARSTFVRIAESEPDSGLGAQAFLRLGKLAYDTGAYDQAIMQLTKRLETTTTTDGNDEVYLLLAQSYRKAGKLNEARDTLNDLLNIFEPGPVTPRAYIEYSQVLESLGEREKAVKTAQRAALEFPANPDVQRNTGELLGLSGNPLAAATSLVAADDAGAADPNLLLTAARYYRTANMPEEAAKIYERIKANYGGSQAALAGGIEAAQLRYSEGDAEGALDDLKALQAATRGTEHMLSALQAMQEIYQDLGLSDHVKSTGKEIAEQTTSPEILASTAINLLDAGDLESAQNAIEKIDFSLLQGPIAFDLLMKEGKALLAVAPQRGLEKLEEAHFNYPEARTREADQLLLQTYLATERPAAARRMVMELKAAVETKPSDKPYLVDAAIAWGDYLYDKEDYRTAEFAYAMAEEVGLKASETVAGIRTHPDWARYQRANALLRLADYEGCVALYDKIAASDSSWAGEAAVKAGLARLEQRQRGIEMPPPPEKTAQAATRAG, encoded by the coding sequence ATGGCAGACTCTTCCAATCCAAAACCGTCTTCGCTGGACCCGGAGTTGCTCCGTATCCTGGAGGCGGCGCAGTCGGGAATGCCCTCCCCCCTGCTGGATGATGATCCCCTCGTGGATTCCAGTCTCTTCGATGAAAACGCATCGCTGGCACCCCTGACCACATCGACCGCGTTGCGTCACGAATCCACGGACTTCGATGGGCCTGTCCCCGAAGACACCGCCGGCGCATCGGAGTTCACACCGACCGATACGCCGGACGAAATCACCGCATTGGACCCACCCGACGAACCCGACCTCCCGGCAACGTCTCCGGTCGCCCCTGAAGCTGCGGAGGCGCCAGTCGAGGAGGCTCCCGCTGTCGACGCCTGGTTCGAGGAAGAATCGCCGCTGACACAGGATCAGTTGGACGAGATGGTTGAGGCTGCGGAGCTGAGACGCCAGCTCGCTCCACAGGAAGAAGGCCCCGAGGATGCGGCGGTGTTCACCCATTCGACGCCCTTGCCTGCCAGCGCCCACCCCGAACCGGATAGCCCCGACACGGCCATGTCCCAGGCGGAGCTGGACACCCTTTTCTCTGAGGCGCCCGCCGCTGAGGTAAGCAACAAAGCCGACGAAGCGGAAAGCCCGATGTCCCAGGCGGACCTTGATGCCCTCCCGGCGGAACCAGCACCCTCCATCGAAAGCTCGGATACGTTTGAGGACGAAGCCCCGCTGACGCAGGCCATCCTGGACGAGATGTTTGAGGCTGCGGAACGCCGGCGAGAACTCGCCAGACAGGAAGAAGCTGTCGCAACGAGTCACAGCGACGCGGCGTCACTTCCACCCGTTGTCTCTGAGCACGACAACGCCCCCATGTCACAGGCCGAGCTCGATGCCCTACTCGCCGGGCAGGACAGCGCCAGTGATACCGGCGCGGCCGTCGAAGATGACGCCCCCATGTCACAGGCCGAGCTCGATGCCCTACTCGCCGGACAGGCCGGCGCCAGCGATACCGCCGCAGCCGTCGAAGATGACGCCCCCATGTCACAGGCCGAGCTCGATGCCCTACTCGCCGGACAGGCCGGCGCCAGCGATACTGGCGCGGCCGTCGAAGATGACGCCCCCATGTCACAGGCCGAGCTCGATGCCCTACTCGCCGGACAGACCGTGGCGACTCCTACGGCTCCAACCGAAAACTTCACCGAAGAAGAACCGCTCTCGCAGGACGACCTGGATTCTCTTGTCCAGGGTCTGGAAAACGCCGCGCGGGTCGACGAAACCCCGCCGCAAGCCGATAGCCCCCTTTCTCAGGACGACCTCGACGCTCTTCTGGGCGATCTCGAGTCGAAAGCGGCGCCGCCCACCGCAGCGAATACCGCAACCGATGGAACACTTTCACAAGATGACCTGGACGCGCTCCTGGGCGATCTTGAGTCAAAGGCGGCCCAACCCGCCGGGTCGACAACCGCTGGTGATGGACCCCTTTCACAAGATGATCTGGACGCGCTCCTGGGTGATCTCGGCTCAAGTACGGCCCCCCCCGCCGCGCCGAGTACCGCCGGCGATGACCCACTTTCGCAGGATGATCTTGATGCATTGCTTGGCAGTCTGAATGGGCAGAACCCCGAAAAACCCGCCGCGCCCGTCGAAAACTCCGGCCCCCTCACCCAGGCCGATCTGGATGCCCTGCTGGCCGGTCAAGCGCCGGAAACGGAGCCGCGACATGCGATCGCACAGGACGATCTGGATGCCCTGCTCGATGCCGCCTCGGGAAAAAACGCCACACCCCCGCCCGGAAGTACGGCGGCGGACCGGCCCGTGGCCCTCACGCAAGACGATCTCGATGCGCTCCTGGCGGGTGCAATTGCACCGACTTCCGCTGACCACAGCGTCGCTTCACTCTCCGACGATGACCTGGAAGGGCTCTTCGACCAGACCACGGGAGCCCCGCTTGCAAAAGCCGATGACGGTCCCCTGGACCAGGCGAATATCGACGCGCTCCTGTCCGGACGGGGCGAGGAACAGGTGCTGGACAGCAGCGCGCTTGATGCGCCCATCCTCTCTTCCGGCGGCGCCTACGACGACGATGTTTCGCTGAGCCAGTCGAGCATTGACTCCCTGATGGCCGACCTGGACAGCGGGGGCGCGCTCTCCGGTGGTCCGGGCGCGCCCGACAGCCCGATCGCGGAAGACGCCGGCGACGACGATGAGCTGGGCGAGATTTCGCAGGACATGATCGATGCGCTGATCGCGAATGCGCAGGCCCAGTCCGCGGGATCGGCTGCCCCGGCCTCAACGAGCGAGATCGGCTCGGAGAATTTTGCCGCCGCCGCCACCGCGTCCGACTCGGGTCCCGAATTGCTGTCCCAGAGCGATCTTGACCGTCTGATCGAAGAATCGCGCCAGCAGGATCGCGCCCGCGGCCAGGCCAAACAGCGGGCCTTGGAAGAGGCCATATCCGCGGCGCAGGCCTCGGCGCGAACACCCGCCGCCCCGGATCTTCTCCAGGAGATTCAGGCGCGGGAGAAACCCGTCCGACCGGCGAGCCCCGCGATGATCTTTCTGCGCGACAACAGCGCCCGAATCGCGGCCTCCCTGTTGATCGGCGGCCTGGCGGCCCTCAGCACGGGCGTGCTCCTCCACCTGAACCGGGAGCTCATCCTCGAAGACGTCCGCCCCCAGGCGGTTGCCGAGCTGGACGTCGCGCTGGAGCGGGCCCGGGAAGAAATCGCGCGGGGAGACTATCCCGCCGCCATCGCCGAGCTGGAAGTTCCGGTGGCGCGCGCCATGCCGGGTGCGGCGCGGAATGACGCGCTGTACGTGCTCCTGGAAGCAAAATATCGCTCCAGCCGGGCCGAATACGGCTCCGATGAATTCGATGAGTTGAGCGCGCTCATCGAAGACACCGTAGCCCAGGCGCCCGCCCACGCCCGCGCGCCGGAGGCCCTGGGCTGGCGCGCCGAAATGTTCAAGGAGAACGCGCCCCAGACCGCCCTCGACATCTACAAGAAGATCTTCGACCAGTACGCCGAAGCCCAGGATCTGGACAAGATGCTGATCGACGCTTCCAAGCTGGCCCTGGCCCAGAACGATCCTCTGACCTCCGCTATCTATGCCCAGGATCTTCTGCGCCGTTTTCCCGCATCCCCGTGGGCTGGGGAGGCGATTCTCGCCGTAGGCGACGCCAATCTAATTGCCGGAAACGAGGCGGACGCGCGCTCCACCTTTGTCCGGATTGCCGAATCCGAACCCGACTCGGGTCTGGGGGCGCAGGCCTTTTTGCGGCTGGGCAAGCTGGCCTACGACACCGGTGCCTACGATCAGGCAATCATGCAACTGACCAAGCGCCTCGAAACGACCACGACAACGGACGGTAACGACGAAGTCTATCTGCTCCTCGCCCAGTCCTATCGGAAGGCGGGAAAGCTGAACGAAGCGCGCGACACGCTCAATGACCTGCTCAACATATTCGAGCCCGGCCCCGTAACGCCCCGCGCCTATATCGAGTACTCCCAGGTGCTGGAGTCCCTCGGGGAGCGCGAAAAAGCCGTGAAGACCGCGCAGCGGGCCGCCTTGGAGTTTCCCGCCAATCCCGATGTGCAGCGCAACACCGGCGAACTTCTGGGACTCAGCGGCAATCCGCTCGCGGCCGCCACCTCCCTCGTTGCGGCGGATGACGCGGGCGCGGCGGACCCCAATCTGCTCCTGACGGCGGCGCGCTATTACCGCACCGCCAACATGCCGGAAGAAGCCGCGAAAATCTATGAACGCATCAAAGCCAACTACGGCGGTTCCCAGGCGGCCCTCGCGGGCGGTATTGAGGCGGCCCAATTGCGCTACAGCGAGGGCGACGCGGAGGGGGCGCTGGACGATCTGAAAGCGCTCCAGGCGGCCACGCGCGGCACGGAGCACATGTTGTCGGCCCTCCAGGCGATGCAGGAGATCTATCAGGATCTCGGGCTCAGCGACCATGTCAAATCGACCGGCAAGGAGATTGCCGAGCAGACCACCTCGCCCGAAATCCTGGCCAGTACCGCAATCAACCTCCTCGACGCCGGCGACCTGGAATCGGCCCAGAACGCCATAGAGAAGATCGATTTCAGCCTGCTCCAGGGCCCCATCGCCTTCGACCTCCTCATGAAAGAGGGCAAGGCCCTCCTGGCGGTCGCCCCGCAACGCGGACTGGAGAAGCTGGAGGAGGCCCATTTCAATTACCCCGAAGCGCGGACGCGCGAAGCCGATCAACTCCTGCTCCAGACCTACCTCGCCACGGAACGTCCCGCAGCGGCCCGACGTATGGTCATGGAATTGAAGGCCGCCGTGGAAACCAAACCCTCGGACAAGCCCTACCTGGTGGACGCCGCCATCGCCTGGGGCGACTATCTCTACGACAAGGAAGACTACCGCACGGCGGAATTCGCCTATGCCATGGCCGAAGAAGTCGGACTGAAAGCCTCTGAAACCGTCGCGGGCATTCGCACCCACCCCGACTGGGCACGCTACCAGCGCGCCAACGCCCTCCTGCGCCTCGCCGATTATGAGGGCTGCGTGGCGCTCTATGACAAGATCGCAGCCTCCGATTCCTCCTGGGCCGGCGAAGCCGCCGTCAAAGCGGGGCTCGCCCGCCTGGAACAGCGCCAGCGCGGCATCGAAATGCCGCCGCCCCCCGAGAAGACGGCCCAGGCCGCGACCCGCGCGGGGTGA
- a CDS encoding PAS domain S-box protein: MKEKRNISLSTVVLLLGAMLFVGGLAVVYKFESSLVSGAVLGGIGTLVLLLSAGFLFWVVRELERSEERLRVIVESAHDGIVTTNEFGIIESVNARVTTLFGYRPGKLVGEHLSMLLSSAYGEREEGEYLLEYLDRKQMGEPGVTYVVHGLRQDGHQFHMDLAVTEARLGGERFYTVMLRDVTERVAAQRVLHQSKDELERRVKERTAALEESNVRLHEEITRRKELILELQTAIGEIKTLSGLLPICASCKKIRDDKGSWNQIEVFIRDHSDAEFSHGICPDCIRQLYPELQGPLSEL; the protein is encoded by the coding sequence ATGAAGGAAAAGCGGAACATATCTCTGTCCACCGTCGTTCTCCTCCTTGGGGCCATGCTCTTCGTGGGGGGGCTTGCGGTCGTGTACAAGTTCGAGTCCTCCCTGGTTTCCGGGGCCGTGCTGGGGGGAATCGGCACACTTGTCCTTCTACTTTCGGCCGGGTTTCTGTTCTGGGTTGTTCGCGAGCTCGAAAGAAGCGAGGAGCGGCTCCGGGTTATCGTGGAAAGCGCCCACGATGGCATTGTCACCACGAACGAATTCGGCATAATCGAGTCGGTGAATGCCCGCGTGACGACCCTCTTTGGTTACCGCCCCGGCAAACTGGTCGGCGAGCATTTGTCCATGCTGCTCTCGTCGGCCTATGGCGAGCGTGAAGAAGGGGAGTACCTTCTGGAGTATCTGGACCGCAAGCAGATGGGGGAGCCCGGGGTCACCTATGTGGTCCACGGGTTGCGCCAGGACGGGCACCAATTTCATATGGATCTGGCGGTAACGGAGGCCCGGCTGGGGGGCGAGCGTTTCTATACGGTGATGCTGCGGGACGTGACCGAACGGGTTGCGGCGCAGCGGGTACTCCATCAGTCGAAGGACGAACTGGAGCGCCGGGTGAAAGAGCGCACGGCGGCACTGGAAGAGTCCAACGTGCGTCTGCACGAGGAGATTACCCGCCGCAAGGAACTGATCCTGGAGTTGCAGACGGCCATCGGCGAGATTAAGACCTTGAGCGGCCTGCTGCCGATCTGCGCCTCCTGCAAGAAGATCCGGGATGACAAGGGCTCCTGGAACCAGATCGAGGTGTTTATCCGCGATCATTCCGACGCGGAATTCAGTCACGGTATCTGCCCGGATTGCATCCGGCAGTTGTATCCCGAACTTCAAGGCCCCCTTTCCGAATTGTGA
- a CDS encoding O-antigen ligase family protein, with amino-acid sequence MLATTLVWSLNVVSFLDVKEAALWLGVLVLATCGVLFNRNPAPGFRALGPCWVVLAGAVGLGIAVAPFSSFVWYEGLRLLPLLLLGTLAFDLLQHPAHGIAIRRSICCAALCAAILALFQGAGAMAGVFPRFPHYDQDMYSVFGNEGLLAGFLAVGLVCLPGAIQSAPSHPRWRTAGLAAAMALLSFTILMTGSRGALVAAVAGMCALLMARAVPPRTAIPALLGMLIAVPFAYCFADLDLWSKWRGLFSDADVGGNVRRWILGASLSLLGEHPLAGCGLGHFAREIPVWLGHQALLDARGANALLTDHAHMDLLEWLCETGLAGAIGVLWVISSLRFKSPVALCGLISLAVFSLTHPAFHSAPHALVGVALYTMNLRNRPEAAACTSRARGLSIGVAGGAMAGAAIFFATVFYPSAVLRRAEDAHLAGGDARADYEAATRAWGYHPDAHESYGIYAYERGDFSLAREHLMRARPGLETGRVYQLLALVATARGDSAGACGWYGACLARWPWNDAIREWLRTNCDAGGAKRMNSG; translated from the coding sequence GTGCTGGCCACCACCCTGGTCTGGTCCCTCAACGTCGTATCCTTTCTGGATGTGAAAGAGGCCGCGCTCTGGTTGGGGGTGCTGGTACTGGCAACCTGCGGGGTGCTATTCAATCGAAACCCGGCTCCGGGATTCCGGGCGCTCGGTCCCTGCTGGGTTGTCCTGGCGGGGGCGGTCGGACTCGGCATCGCCGTGGCTCCCTTTTCCAGCTTTGTATGGTATGAGGGACTGCGGCTTCTGCCCCTCCTGCTGCTGGGGACCCTCGCCTTCGATTTACTCCAGCACCCGGCCCATGGGATCGCGATCCGGCGGTCAATTTGTTGCGCCGCCCTTTGTGCCGCAATTCTGGCCCTGTTTCAAGGCGCCGGCGCGATGGCGGGGGTCTTTCCCCGGTTCCCGCACTATGATCAAGATATGTACTCCGTTTTCGGCAATGAGGGACTCCTCGCCGGCTTTCTCGCCGTTGGCCTGGTTTGCCTTCCCGGCGCCATTCAATCGGCGCCATCGCACCCGAGGTGGCGCACTGCGGGACTCGCCGCAGCGATGGCGCTGCTCTCGTTCACGATACTGATGACGGGTTCACGGGGTGCTCTGGTGGCGGCGGTGGCGGGCATGTGTGCCCTTCTTATGGCCCGCGCCGTTCCTCCCCGCACGGCCATTCCGGCGCTCCTGGGAATGCTGATTGCCGTGCCGTTTGCGTATTGCTTCGCCGATCTCGACCTCTGGAGTAAATGGCGGGGCCTGTTCAGCGACGCCGACGTGGGCGGCAACGTACGGCGCTGGATCCTGGGCGCGAGCCTTTCCCTTCTGGGGGAGCACCCCCTGGCCGGGTGCGGGCTGGGCCATTTCGCGCGGGAAATCCCCGTTTGGCTGGGGCATCAGGCCCTGCTCGACGCCCGCGGCGCCAATGCGCTCCTCACCGATCACGCTCACATGGATCTCCTCGAATGGCTGTGCGAGACCGGGCTGGCCGGCGCTATCGGCGTGCTCTGGGTCATCTCTTCGCTTCGGTTCAAATCTCCCGTCGCGTTATGCGGGCTGATCTCCCTTGCGGTGTTTTCGTTGACCCACCCGGCTTTTCACAGCGCCCCTCACGCCCTGGTCGGTGTGGCGCTTTACACCATGAACCTTCGAAACAGACCGGAGGCCGCCGCGTGTACGTCGCGCGCCCGAGGCCTTTCGATTGGTGTGGCGGGGGGCGCGATGGCGGGGGCGGCGATTTTTTTCGCGACGGTGTTCTATCCCAGTGCCGTCCTTCGCCGTGCGGAAGACGCGCACCTGGCCGGTGGGGACGCCCGCGCGGACTACGAGGCAGCGACGCGGGCCTGGGGTTATCATCCCGATGCCCACGAGAGCTACGGCATCTACGCCTACGAGAGAGGAGACTTCAGCCTGGCGCGGGAGCATCTGATGCGGGCGCGACCGGGCCTCGAAACGGGGCGGGTTTACCAGTTACTGGCCCTCGTGGCCACGGCTCGGGGCGACAGCGCCGGGGCCTGTGGCTGGTACGGGGCGTGCCTCGCGCGCTGGCCCTGGAACGACGCCATCCGCGAGTGGTTGAGGACGAACTGCGATGCCGGTGGTGCCAAACGGATGAATTCAGGGTGA
- a CDS encoding tetratricopeptide repeat protein: MADIWDIARYVESNPDDHEQRWRLAKKLYTAWEYRLALEHLQILKNEGPERINILRYLGATYYRLGRYDEAIKELRGAIETWPDEIGIYEQLARVLEIAGDHVGAAGMWDMALQLDPHHPMAAHAAERLRSNLPGAEKKKTV, translated from the coding sequence ATGGCAGACATATGGGACATAGCGAGGTACGTGGAATCCAATCCAGACGACCACGAACAACGCTGGCGCCTGGCCAAGAAGCTCTACACGGCGTGGGAGTACCGTCTCGCCCTGGAGCACCTCCAGATCCTGAAGAACGAGGGACCGGAGCGGATCAATATCCTGCGCTACCTGGGCGCGACCTATTATCGACTCGGTCGCTACGACGAGGCGATCAAGGAACTTCGCGGCGCCATTGAAACCTGGCCCGACGAGATCGGCATTTACGAGCAACTCGCCCGCGTGCTGGAAATCGCGGGCGATCACGTCGGCGCGGCCGGCATGTGGGACATGGCCCTCCAACTGGATCCCCATCACCCCATGGCCGCCCATGCCGCGGAGCGACTCCGCAGCAACTTGCCGGGGGCCGAGAAAAAAAAAACAGTCTAG
- a CDS encoding GAF domain-containing sensor histidine kinase, with product MPSRPLKATWMKQACVTMDTEFREDLPWLECASREEMMRTVEAMYRVHKLIGAITNLDSLLEYITEESQLVAGAEASSIILYDRDADDLYFHVALGDSSDHETLKREIRLKLGQGIAGAAAASRKSINVVNAQEDQRFCRSADDATNFQTRSLLAVPMLDKDQLIGVLEVLNKVDGPAFSALDMRVMEMFSTVAATAISNARLVKEKIETERLAAIGQAVTGLSHYTKNIVTGLNSSADLIEMGLAQNNLDVLNRTWPVFKRSTRRITHFVQDMLSYSKPRKPYREWFPLGPLLDEVVESYADLFTQKRISLTTRIEGLQHPVYAESQSLHRCLLNLVTNAADAVPETGGQICIAVEEPGEDRVVIAVEDNGPGVAEEYMRKIFDPFFSTKGSKGTGLGLAITRKIIEEHGGELSVGRSALGGASFRISLPMEQAPAEEASLT from the coding sequence ATGCCCTCGCGCCCCTTGAAGGCCACCTGGATGAAACAGGCATGCGTAACGATGGACACTGAGTTCCGCGAAGATCTACCCTGGTTAGAGTGTGCCTCTCGCGAAGAGATGATGCGCACCGTAGAGGCTATGTATCGCGTACACAAGCTCATCGGCGCCATCACCAACCTGGATTCCCTGCTGGAGTACATTACCGAGGAAAGCCAGCTTGTCGCCGGGGCCGAAGCCTCCTCCATCATCCTCTACGATCGCGACGCCGACGATCTCTATTTTCACGTCGCCCTCGGCGACAGCAGCGATCACGAAACCTTGAAGCGGGAAATCCGCCTGAAGCTGGGACAGGGCATCGCCGGAGCGGCCGCCGCCTCGCGCAAGTCCATCAACGTGGTGAACGCCCAGGAGGACCAGCGCTTCTGCAGGAGCGCGGACGACGCGACGAACTTTCAGACGCGCAGCCTCCTCGCCGTGCCCATGCTGGACAAGGACCAGCTCATCGGTGTGCTGGAGGTGCTCAATAAAGTGGACGGACCGGCCTTTTCCGCGCTGGACATGCGCGTGATGGAGATGTTCTCCACCGTCGCGGCCACAGCCATCTCCAATGCCCGCCTGGTCAAAGAAAAAATCGAGACGGAGCGTCTGGCGGCCATCGGCCAGGCGGTGACCGGTCTCTCGCACTATACGAAAAACATCGTGACGGGCCTGAACAGCAGCGCGGACCTGATCGAAATGGGCCTGGCGCAGAACAATCTTGACGTTCTGAATCGCACATGGCCCGTATTCAAGCGGAGCACGCGGCGCATCACCCACTTCGTGCAGGATATGCTGAGCTATTCGAAACCGCGCAAGCCCTACCGGGAATGGTTTCCTCTGGGGCCGCTGCTGGATGAGGTGGTGGAATCCTATGCGGATCTCTTCACCCAGAAGCGTATTTCGCTGACGACCCGGATTGAGGGACTCCAGCACCCGGTCTACGCCGAATCCCAGTCCCTTCACCGATGCCTGCTCAATCTCGTGACCAATGCGGCCGATGCCGTGCCCGAGACCGGCGGACAGATCTGCATCGCGGTGGAGGAGCCGGGCGAAGACCGGGTCGTCATCGCGGTGGAGGACAATGGACCGGGCGTGGCCGAAGAGTACATGCGCAAGATTTTCGATCCCTTTTTCAGCACCAAGGGTTCAAAAGGAACCGGCCTGGGACTGGCCATTACACGCAAGATCATCGAGGAACACGGCGGGGAGCTTTCCGTCGGCCGGAGCGCCCTTGGTGGCGCCAGCTTCCGGATCAGCCTGCCCATGGAACAGGCCCCCGCGGAGGAGGCGTCATTGACATGA